The DNA sequence GTCGGCCGGGCAAGGTCATCACACGGATGCGCTCCCGTAAAGGGCTTTCGGCCAAGAGGGGCGTGGCGGGAGGCCGCCACCGGCCGGCTAGTCCGCCACGCCTCCGCGCACCCGCCGGGAGGGCGCGAAGACGTAGAGGTCGAGGACGCCCGGCGGGTCGGCGAGGCCGGGGCCGCCCGCCTCCGTCCAGGCGGCGACGTCCGCGGGGACGTCGGGATCGTTGCACAGGCCCAGCCAGACCGGACGGCCACCGGCCTCGCGGCCGGCCCGGGACGGCTGGACGACGATGACGTTGGCCTGTTCACAGACGTCCAGGCAGTCGGTGACGCGCACGGTGGCCGTGCCGTCGAGGGCCCGGCGCAGCTCGCGGAGCTGGGCGGCGTGGTCGACGCCGGGGATCTTGGGGGTGCCGCAGCAGCAGCCGCGGCAGACGGTGACGGTGCAGCGGTCCGCCGCGGACGCGGCGGTGTCGGCGCGGCGGGGGCGTTTCCTGGCGGGCGCGGTCATGGGGGTCCTCCTGGTCAGGGACGGAGCGGAGAGGAGTGGCGTCGGACGGGAGGGCGGGCCGGTACAGGACCGCGGCGTTGTCGCCCAGGCCCGGGCCCGTCAGCCCCCGCCGAGCGGACCGCCCGGCGCCCTCCGGGCCCGCGATCGGGATGCAAGCGGCCATCGGTCAGGGCGGCGGCCGGATGCGGTGACCGTCGCGCGGGCCCAGGGGCGGGTTCGTCCCCGCCGGACGGGGGGCGGCTCCGCCTGGCGGGGCAGAGGGGTCGGTGGTCGAGCACGACACGGGGCGGTGAACGGCCGTCAGTCGGGGGGCGGGGGCCCTTCGCTCCTGCCCGCTCGCGCGTCGGAGGCCACCTCCCGGGCCGACGGAACCGCCGCGGCCGCCGCCCGTTCACCGGTCCGCGCCGCCCCGGCCGGCTCGCCGGCCACCTCCTGCCAGCGGACCGTCCGGTCGCACCAGCGGTTCAGGAGGACGGGGTCGTGGCCCACCGCCAGCAGGCCGGCGCCGGTCTCCCGGCGGTAGTCCTCGACGACGGCGACCAGGGCGGCCGTCGTGGAGGCGTCGAGCATGGCCGTCATCTCGTCACAGACCAGC is a window from the Streptomyces mobaraensis genome containing:
- a CDS encoding (2Fe-2S) ferredoxin domain-containing protein, coding for MTAPARKRPRRADTAASAADRCTVTVCRGCCCGTPKIPGVDHAAQLRELRRALDGTATVRVTDCLDVCEQANVIVVQPSRAGREAGGRPVWLGLCNDPDVPADVAAWTEAGGPGLADPPGVLDLYVFAPSRRVRGGVAD